A window of the Cicer arietinum cultivar CDC Frontier isolate Library 1 chromosome 6, Cicar.CDCFrontier_v2.0, whole genome shotgun sequence genome harbors these coding sequences:
- the LOC140920722 gene encoding YTH domain-containing protein ECT2-like, whose product MAQVQVQHQTPAAVSAPLNGVVATPNPNFITTSLYVGDLDLNVNDSQLYDLFNQKERDLVIDFHMATVANPTDQTTYELLKLSLDTQPKALEIPEPNKKPRGNQYGTVDSGIHANGQIPSYERSITPVLQDFMDPTMCYLPNGYPSTAYYYGAYGGTGNDSDDYSRYLNPEAVNMTSGVYGDNGSLLYHHGYGYAPYGPYSPAGSPVPTMGNDGQMYVPQHYQYPPYFQPLTPTSGPFTPTPAVHPQGDVSTSVAADQKPLSVEAANGNSNAVSNGVSAKGRTPTSGYQDPQFGFDGVRSPIPWLDSPIFSDGFDG is encoded by the exons ATGGCTCAGGTTCAGGTTCAGCATCAAACTCCCGCCGCCGTGTCGGCTCCTTTGAACGGTGTGGTTGCCACACCAAACCCAAACTTCATTACGACGTCGTTGTACGTTGGTGACCTTGACCTAAATGTCAACGATTCTCAACTTTACGATCTGTTCAATCAG AAAGAACGAGATCTCGTTATTGATTTTCATATGGCAACCGTTGCAAATCCCACCGATCAAACAACGTATGAGTTGTTGAAGTTATCATTAGACACTCAGCCCAAGGCCTTGGAAATCCCTGAGCCGAACAAGAAGCCTAGAGGCAATCAATATGGAACGGTTGATTCAGGAATTCATGCGAATGGCCAGATCCCATCATATGAACGGTCTATAACCCCTGTGTTGCAGGACTTTATGGATCCCACCATGTGCTACCTCCCAAATGGTTATCCATCTACAGCCTATTATTATGGTGCTTATGGTGGGACTGGGAATGATTcggatgattattctagatatttGAATCCGGAGGCAGTTAATATGACTTCTGGAGTTTATGGGGATAATGGGTCTCTTCTCTATCATCATGGATATGGATATGCACCCTATGGCCCCTATTCTCCAGCTGGATCTCCAGTTCCAACCATGGGAAATGATGGTCAGATGTATGTGCCTCAACATTATCAGTATCCTCCCTATTTTCAACCCTTGACTCCAACCAGTGGGCCATTCACACCTACACCTGCTGTCCATCCTCAGGGTGATGTTTCCACATCTGTAGCTGCTGATCAAAAGCCTCTCTCTGTGGAAGCAGCTAATGGAAATTCTAATGCTGTCTCAAATGGTGTGAGTGCTAAAGGTCGCACTCCTACTTCTGGTTACCAGGATCCCCAATTTGGTTTTGATGGAGTACGGTCACCCATCCCATGGCTAGATTCCCCAATTTTTTCAGATGGTTTTGATGGTTAA